The following is a genomic window from Methanolinea sp..
AGATCAACCGTCTTGAAGAGGTGGAAGTGGGGCTGTGCAGCAGGTGCGGCCAGATGTCAGACGACCTCCGGAAGATCGACAATAACCTCCTGTGCCCCACGTGCCGTGAGGAGGAACTGTTACAATGAAGAGGGCCCGCGATTTCATGGTGGAAGTACCCCACTTCCCTTCCGACGAGAAGGTGACGAGGGTCCGGTCCGTATTGCGGGATAACTTCATCAGGGAAGCGTACGTCCACGACGAGAAGGGCCGGCTCCTCGGGTACGTGGACATCACTGCCGTCCTCCGGGTGCCTGCCACGAGGTCGGACGTGACGGTGGAGGGTTTCGTGAGGGAGGTGAGCCCTGCCCTTCCGGACGACCCTGTTGAGAGGCTGGTCGGGCGCATCAGGGCGAACGGGACGGACAGCGTCCCGATCGTCGACGAGCAGGGGAAGGTGCTCGGGGGCGTGCTCCTCTCCGATATATTCCCCGTCATCACGTCGCGCCACCCGCTCGCCGGGAAGGTGAAGGATTTCATGACGGGGGATGTGGTCACCTGCGAGACCGAGGACACGGTCACGAGGATATACAACCTCATCGTTGAGAGCGGGTACTCCGCGATCCCCGTCATGAAGCGCAAGCGCCTCGTGGGGATAATCTCCCGCAGCGACCTCCTCCGCGACGGCAGGTGGCGTCCCTCGCGCGAGGGTTCGGCAAAGACCAAGGTCGAGAGCGTGATGAAGACGCCCGTGATTACGGTCGCGCCCGACGATGACCTGCAGTACGCCGCGGGCCTCCTCGTCAAGCACGACGTGAGCCGCCTCCCGGTCCTCGACGGCGAGTGCCTCGTCGGGATCCTCGACAGGCACGATGTCCT
Proteins encoded in this region:
- a CDS encoding CBS domain-containing protein → MKRARDFMVEVPHFPSDEKVTRVRSVLRDNFIREAYVHDEKGRLLGYVDITAVLRVPATRSDVTVEGFVREVSPALPDDPVERLVGRIRANGTDSVPIVDEQGKVLGGVLLSDIFPVITSRHPLAGKVKDFMTGDVVTCETEDTVTRIYNLIVESGYSAIPVMKRKRLVGIISRSDLLRDGRWRPSREGSAKTKVESVMKTPVITVAPDDDLQYAAGLLVKHDVSRLPVLDGECLVGILDRHDVLKAVPREG